A section of the Anabaena cylindrica PCC 7122 genome encodes:
- a CDS encoding tetratricopeptide repeat protein: protein MTESLEIAKSRYETGKIAFENGQYREAVENLEKASALLARNTRFAGEVDIWLVTAYEAAERTEDAIALCQQLRRHPHAETKKQARQLIYILQAPKLTRPKEWMSEIPDLGAISDNDTKRLVTVKPTKSTPKQKSAEPEYVDLSTVNTKDNRFIWVAFIAVGITISYLVWLSM, encoded by the coding sequence ATGACAGAAAGTTTAGAAATTGCTAAATCTCGTTACGAAACGGGAAAAATTGCCTTTGAAAATGGACAATATCGAGAGGCTGTAGAAAATTTAGAAAAAGCCAGTGCTTTATTAGCCCGGAATACACGCTTTGCTGGTGAAGTTGATATATGGTTAGTGACAGCTTATGAAGCGGCTGAAAGAACTGAGGATGCGATCGCACTTTGTCAACAACTTCGTCGCCATCCCCACGCCGAAACCAAAAAACAAGCACGACAACTAATTTATATTTTACAAGCTCCCAAACTCACAAGACCAAAAGAGTGGATGAGCGAAATTCCCGATTTAGGTGCAATTTCTGACAACGACACCAAAAGGCTCGTCACCGTCAAGCCCACCAAATCTACCCCAAAACAGAAGTCAGCAGAGCCAGAATATGTTGATCTCAGTACAGTTAATACAAAAGATAATCGTTTTATCTGGGTAGCCTTTATTGCTGTTGGTATCACCATTTCTTATTTAGTTTGGTTAAGTATGTAA
- a CDS encoding AI-2E family transporter — translation MRRSTSLQSLLIYGLSGPIIALNVWLLSVLFRYFQHPITILSIAAILAFLLNYPVKLFEKAKITHTQSVIIVLLLTLTLLIILGVTLVPMVVDQAIQLLNKLPDWLASSQDNLSKLQLLARQRRINIDLSLVTNQINANIQNLVQQIASGAVGFAGTLLSGLLNIVLVVVLAFYMLLYGDRVWSGLVNLLPSNIAVPLTKSLQLNFQNFFLSQLLLGLFMVIALTPIFLFMKVPFALLFAIIIGISELIPFVGAALGIGLVTLLVLLQNSWLAFPVAMVATILQQIKDNLLAPKLMGEFIGLNPIWIFVSILMGFEIAGLLGTLVAVPIAGTIKGTFDAIKNSKHSNFASNFTINYDSQSDTDQR, via the coding sequence ATGCGCCGTTCAACCTCCCTTCAAAGTCTACTAATTTACGGTTTGAGTGGCCCGATTATTGCTCTCAATGTTTGGCTACTGTCGGTACTGTTTCGCTATTTCCAGCACCCAATTACGATCTTGAGTATTGCGGCTATTTTGGCATTTTTACTCAATTATCCGGTGAAATTATTTGAGAAGGCTAAAATCACTCATACTCAATCGGTGATTATAGTTTTACTCTTGACTTTAACTTTGTTAATTATTTTGGGTGTTACGCTTGTACCAATGGTAGTTGACCAAGCAATCCAACTTTTAAATAAGCTTCCTGATTGGTTGGCCTCTAGTCAAGATAACCTAAGTAAATTACAGTTATTGGCGCGTCAGCGACGTATAAATATTGATTTGAGCTTAGTGACCAATCAAATCAATGCTAATATTCAAAATTTGGTACAACAGATAGCTTCTGGGGCGGTGGGATTCGCTGGGACGCTATTATCAGGATTATTGAACATAGTGTTAGTGGTTGTACTGGCGTTTTATATGCTGTTATATGGCGATCGCGTCTGGTCTGGTCTGGTTAATCTCTTACCATCTAATATTGCAGTCCCTTTAACAAAATCCTTACAACTAAATTTCCAGAACTTTTTCCTGAGCCAATTACTACTGGGACTGTTTATGGTAATAGCGCTAACACCAATTTTCTTATTTATGAAAGTACCATTTGCTCTGCTATTTGCGATCATTATTGGTATTTCTGAACTTATACCCTTTGTGGGGGCAGCTTTAGGTATAGGCTTAGTAACATTGTTAGTTTTATTGCAAAATTCGTGGTTAGCATTTCCAGTGGCAATGGTAGCAACAATCTTGCAGCAAATTAAAGATAATCTCTTAGCTCCTAAGTTGATGGGCGAATTTATTGGACTCAATCCCATCTGGATTTTTGTATCTATTTTGATGGGATTTGAAATTGCTGGTTTGTTGGGAACACTGGTTGCAGTGCCAATAGCTGGTACTATCAAAGGCACTTTCGATGCTATCAAAAACAGTAAACATAGTAATTTTGCATCAAATTTTACAATAAACTATGATTCTCAGTCGGATACAGACCAACGTTAA
- the argB gene encoding acetylglutamate kinase has protein sequence MVNDTEYIRQTEANRVEILSEALPYIQKFAGRTVVVKYGGAAMKDSVLKDKVIRDIVFLSCVGLRPILVHGGGPEINSWLDKLGIEAQFKNGLRVTDAATMDVVEMVLVGRVNKEIVSLINQAGGMAVGLCGKDGNLITARPQGDEGIGFVGEVSNVNIKILDTLSKNGYIPVVSSVAADDSGQAYNINADTVAGEIAAALGAEKLILLTDTRGILTDYKDPSTLIPKVDIREARQLINDGVVSGGMIPKVTCCVRSLAQGVKASHIIDGRIPHALLLEIFTDVGIGTMILGSQFK, from the coding sequence ATGGTAAACGATACAGAGTATATCAGGCAGACTGAAGCTAATCGCGTTGAAATTCTCAGCGAAGCATTACCTTACATTCAAAAATTTGCAGGTCGCACCGTTGTTGTCAAATACGGAGGTGCGGCTATGAAAGACAGCGTCCTCAAAGATAAAGTTATCCGCGATATTGTATTTTTATCCTGTGTCGGGTTGCGACCAATTTTAGTACATGGTGGTGGACCAGAAATTAACAGTTGGTTAGATAAACTGGGAATTGAGGCTCAATTTAAAAATGGTTTGCGCGTCACCGATGCGGCGACAATGGATGTGGTGGAAATGGTGTTAGTGGGTAGAGTCAATAAAGAAATTGTCTCTCTGATTAACCAAGCTGGCGGTATGGCGGTGGGACTTTGTGGTAAAGATGGTAACTTAATTACGGCGCGTCCTCAAGGTGATGAAGGTATTGGTTTTGTTGGGGAAGTAAGTAATGTGAATATTAAGATTTTAGATACCCTATCTAAGAATGGATATATTCCCGTGGTGTCTAGCGTCGCTGCTGATGATAGCGGACAAGCTTACAATATTAATGCTGATACTGTAGCGGGGGAAATAGCTGCTGCTTTAGGGGCGGAAAAGCTGATTTTGTTGACCGATACGCGGGGTATTTTAACAGATTACAAAGACCCATCTACCTTGATTCCTAAAGTAGATATTCGGGAAGCTCGCCAACTGATTAACGATGGTGTTGTCAGTGGGGGTATGATACCTAAAGTAACTTGTTGTGTGCGATCGCTCGCCCAAGGAGTCAAAGCTTCACACATCATTGATGGACGCATTCCCCACGCCCTCCTGTTAGAAATCTTTACAGATGTCGGGATTGGAACAATGATTCTCGGTTCTCAGTTTAAATAA
- a CDS encoding DUF3153 domain-containing protein, giving the protein MNISNFRIKPILWLLICASFILSGCVQYDLGINFNNANNGEIIQHIQLSDQLTSFSSDYISEWLNSLERRARKLEGSARRISPEEILLKIPFSNGRELQEKFSGFFNYSTSQKPETVSSDSELPNITSNLLVQNNNFLLLSRNRLIYDLDLRSLSVLTSKGNALTGTASIINLDFSLQTPWGVKNIQQTEDEIQPEKNGQQLIWKLKPGELNHIEVVFWLPNMLGIGTLIIILFVWGGFYLRYTLLADIAVLG; this is encoded by the coding sequence ATGAATATATCTAATTTCCGAATAAAACCTATTTTGTGGTTGTTAATATGCGCCTCTTTTATATTGTCTGGTTGTGTTCAATATGATTTAGGCATAAACTTTAATAATGCCAATAACGGTGAAATAATACAGCACATTCAATTATCTGACCAACTAACCAGTTTTAGCAGTGATTATATTTCCGAATGGTTAAATAGTCTAGAGCGTCGCGCCCGAAAATTAGAAGGATCAGCAAGGCGAATTTCTCCAGAAGAAATTCTTCTCAAAATTCCCTTTAGTAATGGAAGAGAATTACAAGAAAAATTTAGCGGATTCTTCAACTATAGCACTTCCCAAAAGCCTGAAACCGTTTCCAGTGATTCAGAATTGCCGAATATTACCTCCAACTTACTCGTCCAAAATAACAATTTTTTACTATTATCTAGAAATCGTTTGATTTATGATTTAGATTTGCGTTCTCTTTCAGTTCTAACCAGTAAAGGAAATGCTTTAACTGGTACAGCTTCAATTATCAACTTAGACTTTAGCTTACAGACACCTTGGGGAGTTAAAAATATTCAGCAAACTGAAGATGAAATCCAACCAGAAAAAAATGGTCAACAACTGATATGGAAACTCAAACCCGGTGAATTAAACCATATAGAAGTAGTTTTTTGGCTTCCCAATATGTTGGGTATCGGGACTTTGATAATTATCCTATTTGTTTGGGGTGGTTTTTATCTCAGATATACATTATTGGCTGATATAGCGGTTCTCGGTTGA
- a CDS encoding shikimate kinase, producing MSNLLRGVNLYLIGMMGVGKTTVGRLLAKELGYGFLDTDDVIVKAAGKSINEIFVDEGEAEFRQLESDVLAQVCAYTKLTIATGGGIVLRRENWGYLRHGLIVWLDAPVEILLNRLAEDDTRPLLQDSDPEGKLRSLLEQRQSLYSQADLHITIAATQTPEQIVTCVLDAIPSVLKNQDFQQQN from the coding sequence GTGAGTAACTTATTAAGAGGAGTCAATCTGTATTTAATTGGGATGATGGGCGTTGGTAAGACAACTGTAGGGCGCTTACTAGCAAAAGAACTGGGCTATGGATTTTTAGATACTGATGATGTAATCGTTAAAGCGGCTGGGAAATCTATCAATGAGATATTTGTTGATGAGGGTGAAGCAGAGTTTCGTCAGTTAGAAAGTGATGTTTTGGCTCAAGTTTGTGCTTATACCAAATTAACTATAGCTACCGGTGGGGGTATTGTGTTGCGGCGGGAAAACTGGGGTTATCTGCGTCATGGGTTGATTGTATGGCTTGATGCACCAGTGGAAATATTATTAAATCGGTTAGCAGAAGATGATACAAGACCGCTTTTACAGGATTCTGACCCTGAAGGTAAATTAAGATCGCTTCTCGAACAACGTCAATCACTTTACTCCCAAGCAGATTTACATATTACCATCGCTGCAACGCAAACACCAGAACAAATTGTCACCTGTGTCCTAGACGCAATTCCTAGCGTTCTCAAAAATCAAGATTTTCAACAGCAAAATTGA
- the pdxH gene encoding pyridoxamine 5'-phosphate oxidase, whose protein sequence is MDKNIADLRKDYTLQDLNENQIDPNPFIQFKTWFDQATTAQLPEPNAMTLATCTPDGKPSARMVLLKDFDERGFVLFTNYNSHKGQELTANPHAALVFWWAELERQVRIVGTVEKISKEQSDGYFEMRSANSRLGAWASNQSEVIAGREVLERQLQEFQRKYENQEVPRPPHWGGFRVIPQEIEFWQGRSSRLHDRLLYTHLDHGSWKIERLSP, encoded by the coding sequence ATGGATAAAAACATAGCAGACCTACGCAAAGACTACACTTTGCAAGATTTGAATGAAAATCAAATTGACCCTAATCCTTTTATACAATTTAAAACTTGGTTTGATCAGGCAACAACAGCACAATTACCCGAACCCAATGCAATGACGCTGGCTACCTGCACACCAGATGGTAAACCCTCAGCGAGAATGGTACTACTCAAAGATTTTGACGAGCGAGGTTTTGTTTTATTCACTAACTACAATAGTCACAAAGGACAAGAACTAACAGCAAATCCCCATGCGGCTTTGGTTTTCTGGTGGGCTGAACTAGAACGCCAAGTCAGAATTGTGGGGACTGTAGAAAAGATTTCCAAAGAGCAGTCTGATGGGTATTTTGAGATGCGTTCAGCGAATAGCCGCTTAGGTGCTTGGGCTTCTAATCAAAGTGAAGTAATTGCTGGCAGAGAAGTTTTGGAGCGACAATTACAAGAATTCCAACGCAAATATGAAAATCAAGAAGTTCCCAGACCACCTCATTGGGGAGGATTTCGGGTAATTCCCCAAGAAATTGAATTTTGGCAAGGACGTTCTAGCCGTTTACACGATCGCTTGCTTTATACTCACTTAGATCATGGCAGTTGGAAAATAGAGCGTTTATCACCTTAA
- a CDS encoding Uma2 family endonuclease: MILQTYPIQKTPTVTWEALPADFILPDDPVENIQQPPLAAALTDALGATGRILPQMLIGSNFGLVATLNKKIIVKAPDWFYVSVVHPVAVDVVRRSYTPNLEGEPVAVVMEFLSDTEGGELSVRSTPPYGKLYFYEHILKVPTYVTYDPYEPSLEVRCLQNGEYTKQQADTNGRFWIPELELFLGIWPGERLCQTINWLRWWDREGNLLLWSSEQAEQEHQRAEQERQRAEQERQRADLLAAKLRELGVDPELL, encoded by the coding sequence ATGATTCTACAAACTTACCCAATTCAAAAAACACCGACTGTCACCTGGGAAGCACTCCCAGCAGATTTTATTTTACCTGATGACCCAGTGGAAAACATTCAACAACCTCCTCTGGCTGCTGCATTAACTGATGCTTTAGGTGCAACAGGGCGTATTCTACCACAGATGCTGATTGGCTCTAATTTTGGGCTTGTAGCCACCTTAAACAAAAAAATTATCGTCAAAGCCCCCGACTGGTTTTATGTATCTGTGGTGCATCCCGTAGCAGTTGATGTGGTACGTCGCAGTTATACCCCCAATCTAGAAGGGGAACCTGTAGCTGTGGTGATGGAATTTCTCTCAGATACAGAAGGTGGAGAATTGTCTGTGCGTTCCACACCACCTTATGGAAAGCTGTATTTTTACGAACACATACTCAAAGTACCCACTTACGTCACCTACGACCCCTACGAACCCAGTTTAGAAGTACGCTGTTTGCAAAATGGAGAATACACCAAACAACAAGCAGATACTAATGGGCGTTTTTGGATTCCTGAGTTAGAGCTATTTTTAGGAATTTGGCCTGGTGAAAGATTATGTCAAACCATAAACTGGTTGCGGTGGTGGGATAGGGAAGGAAATTTGCTGCTGTGGAGTAGTGAACAAGCTGAACAGGAACATCAACGGGCTGAACAGGAACGGCAACGGGCTGAACAAGAACGGCAACGGGCTGATTTATTAGCCGCTAAGTTACGTGAGCTAGGTGTTGATCCGGAATTGTTGTAA
- a CDS encoding segregation/condensation protein A, with translation MDAAELLETITHLIHQAEQGEIDPWDVQVIEVIDRYLELMAPESTARGYEADLSQSGQAFLSASMLVLFKANTLVQLSTVDNNIENVSDDSLLDGEDGELYPIQRLQLERQLRRRPAAMPPAKRRVTLQELIEQLQVMANQLKRVDKASKPHRPKRQPSMQTMREALELAHQENLTEVALELEQVLHLSAKDLNLEGQCLNLEQLVQLWTQTKQADKNRDSHESEHGNLVSVFWALLLLSAQSKVELFQEEFYQEIKIRLPSLANSSNSIN, from the coding sequence ATGGACGCTGCCGAGCTATTAGAAACAATTACACATTTAATCCACCAAGCTGAACAGGGGGAAATTGATCCTTGGGATGTGCAGGTAATTGAGGTAATAGACCGCTACTTGGAGTTAATGGCACCAGAGTCAACAGCAAGAGGCTATGAGGCTGACTTGTCTCAATCTGGGCAAGCTTTTTTATCAGCATCAATGCTTGTATTATTCAAAGCTAATACCTTGGTACAATTGTCAACAGTAGATAATAATATAGAAAATGTGTCAGATGATTCACTTTTGGATGGTGAAGATGGTGAGTTGTATCCCATTCAGCGGTTGCAATTAGAGCGCCAGTTGCGTCGCCGTCCAGCCGCAATGCCCCCAGCAAAACGTCGCGTGACTTTGCAAGAGCTAATTGAGCAATTGCAAGTTATGGCTAACCAGCTAAAACGGGTAGATAAGGCCAGCAAGCCTCACCGTCCTAAGCGTCAGCCTAGTATGCAAACGATGCGGGAAGCACTAGAATTAGCTCACCAAGAAAATCTGACAGAAGTAGCTTTAGAACTAGAACAGGTATTGCATCTTTCGGCCAAAGATCTAAATTTAGAGGGACAATGTTTGAATTTAGAACAACTAGTACAGTTGTGGACACAAACAAAGCAAGCAGATAAAAATCGGGATTCCCATGAGTCGGAACATGGTAACTTAGTCAGTGTTTTTTGGGCCTTACTACTGCTGTCTGCTCAATCTAAGGTAGAGCTATTTCAAGAAGAATTTTACCAGGAGATAAAAATCCGCTTGCCTAGTTTAGCCAACAGTTCCAACTCGATCAACTAA
- a CDS encoding flavin prenyltransferase UbiX — translation MSNNIKPLILGVSGASGLIYAVRALKFLLEAEYKIELVASKSTYMVWQAEQDIRMPADPEAQEQFWRKQAGNPLSGQLRCHPWSDVGAGIASGSFKTLGMLIMPCSMSTVAKLAVGLSSDLLERAADVQIKEGRKLVIVPRETPFSLIHLRNLTTLAETGVRVVPAIPAWYHNPQTIEDLVDFVVARALDQLDIDCIPIQRWQGHL, via the coding sequence GTGTCCAATAACATAAAACCACTTATTTTAGGCGTATCAGGCGCATCCGGCCTGATTTACGCCGTTCGCGCTCTTAAATTTCTTCTGGAAGCAGAGTATAAAATTGAACTAGTTGCTTCAAAATCAACTTACATGGTTTGGCAAGCAGAGCAAGATATCCGAATGCCGGCAGACCCTGAAGCACAAGAGCAATTCTGGCGAAAGCAAGCCGGAAATCCCCTATCTGGCCAACTCCGTTGTCATCCTTGGAGTGATGTTGGTGCTGGTATCGCTAGTGGTTCCTTTAAAACTCTGGGAATGCTCATCATGCCATGTAGCATGAGTACAGTAGCTAAACTAGCAGTAGGTCTGAGTTCAGACCTACTCGAACGGGCAGCGGATGTGCAAATTAAAGAAGGACGTAAGTTGGTTATTGTCCCCAGGGAAACTCCCTTTAGCCTGATTCATCTACGGAACTTAACAACCTTAGCAGAAACAGGAGTTAGAGTTGTTCCCGCTATTCCAGCTTGGTATCACAACCCTCAAACCATTGAAGACTTAGTTGATTTTGTCGTAGCTCGTGCCTTAGATCAACTAGATATCGACTGCATTCCCATTCAGCGTTGGCAAGGTCATCTTTAA
- a CDS encoding sugar phosphate nucleotidyltransferase, whose amino-acid sequence MKAMILAAGKGTRVRPITYTIPKPMIPILQKPVMEFLLELLRQHGFDEIMVNVSHLAEEIENYFRDGQRFGVQIAYSFEGKIDDDGKLVGEAIGSAGGMRRIQDFSPFFDDTFVVLCGDALIDLDLTAAVKWHKSKGAIATIITKSVPQEEVSSYGVVVTDEDNRVKAFQEKPSTEEALSTNINTGIYIFEPEVFNYIPSGVEYDIGGELFPKLVEINAPFYAIPMDFEWVDIGKVPDYWRAIRGVLLGEIKNVQIPGHEVAPGIYTGLNVAVNWDKVDITGPVYIGGMTRIEDGAKIVGPAMIGPNCWICSGATVDNSVIFEWSRLAPGVRLVDKLVFGRYCVDKTGAAIDVQAAALDWLITDARQTPPAETPLEHQAIAELLGTNIN is encoded by the coding sequence ATGAAAGCAATGATTCTCGCAGCGGGTAAGGGTACTCGTGTCCGTCCGATAACTTATACTATTCCCAAGCCGATGATTCCTATTCTGCAAAAGCCAGTGATGGAATTTTTGCTAGAACTGCTGCGTCAGCACGGATTTGACGAGATTATGGTTAATGTCAGCCATTTGGCTGAGGAAATAGAAAATTATTTCCGTGATGGTCAACGGTTTGGGGTGCAGATTGCCTATTCCTTTGAAGGCAAAATTGATGATGACGGTAAATTAGTAGGGGAAGCAATTGGTTCTGCTGGGGGGATGCGCCGTATCCAAGACTTTTCGCCATTTTTTGATGATACTTTTGTGGTATTGTGCGGTGATGCTTTAATTGACTTAGATTTAACTGCGGCGGTGAAATGGCATAAATCTAAGGGGGCGATTGCAACTATCATTACTAAATCTGTTCCACAGGAAGAGGTTTCTAGTTATGGGGTAGTGGTTACGGACGAGGACAATCGCGTCAAAGCTTTCCAAGAAAAACCTTCTACTGAAGAAGCTCTTAGCACTAATATCAATACAGGTATTTACATTTTTGAACCAGAAGTATTTAACTATATTCCGTCTGGTGTGGAATATGACATTGGTGGCGAGTTGTTTCCCAAATTGGTGGAAATTAATGCGCCTTTTTATGCTATACCGATGGATTTTGAATGGGTAGATATTGGGAAAGTTCCAGATTATTGGCGGGCTATTCGTGGTGTGTTGTTAGGAGAAATTAAAAATGTGCAAATTCCTGGTCATGAAGTAGCACCGGGTATATACACTGGCTTAAATGTAGCGGTAAATTGGGATAAGGTCGATATTACAGGGCCAGTTTACATTGGTGGTATGACCAGAATTGAAGATGGAGCGAAGATTGTTGGTCCAGCGATGATTGGCCCTAATTGTTGGATTTGTAGCGGTGCAACTGTAGACAACAGCGTAATTTTTGAATGGTCGCGTTTAGCTCCAGGAGTGCGTTTGGTAGATAAGCTGGTGTTTGGACGTTATTGCGTAGATAAGACTGGGGCAGCGATTGATGTGCAAGCGGCTGCTTTAGACTGGCTGATTACGGATGCTCGTCAAACCCCACCTGCGGAAACTCCTTTGGAACACCAAGCGATCGCAGAATTGTTGGGAACAAATATTAATTAG
- a CDS encoding helix-turn-helix transcriptional regulator produces the protein MVVVNSQVTEEEFIEAQKNWELEKLYIDLASVKRKALTPVEKKLLRGLLCGCSPAEIANKLYQSRSSSTVRVYLSNGLYKYIEDMLGNQLGYSVKVKNWSHVTHLLEKAGYKKNWFQVKPITTFIKNTREQEIELLKIKSSNIQDWGEAIDISSFSGRIKELTTASKWILQNHCRLVVLLGMGGIGKTAFSIKLTEEIQEQFEYVIWRSLHLCPSIDAMLNNIVQILLPTIEIDQTATLNTKISQLISCLRKVRCLLVLDNVDSILSSNDRDETQAQSSVEASKLDLGSQIQYRPGYEGYGELIRRIGDSQHQSCLLLTSREKPPEIAAIEGEKLPVRSLNLTGLSKTEGLAILKTKGLAELEYTECTVLIDWYAGNPLFLKLVATTIQDLFGGSVYQFLEQGTLVFGEIRRSLEQQFNRLSELEKYMMYYLVLNPDCTSVMTLKTNMIPGWPVRLGQRLILETIELLRRRSLLDIEAANLSLSTVWRNYLIERLMEKDFQYWPEF, from the coding sequence ATGGTGGTAGTCAATTCCCAAGTTACAGAAGAAGAATTTATAGAAGCTCAAAAAAATTGGGAGTTAGAAAAATTATATATAGATTTAGCTTCTGTCAAAAGAAAAGCCTTGACACCTGTCGAAAAGAAGCTTTTGAGGGGTTTGCTTTGTGGTTGTAGCCCTGCGGAAATAGCGAATAAACTGTATCAAAGTCGCAGTAGCAGTACTGTAAGAGTTTATCTATCAAATGGGTTATATAAATACATAGAAGATATGCTGGGTAATCAATTAGGTTACTCAGTGAAGGTAAAAAATTGGAGTCATGTGACTCATCTATTAGAAAAAGCTGGGTATAAAAAAAATTGGTTCCAAGTTAAACCAATAACTACTTTTATTAAAAATACTAGAGAGCAAGAAATTGAGTTACTGAAAATTAAATCCTCAAATATTCAAGATTGGGGTGAAGCAATTGATATTAGTAGCTTCTCTGGAAGGATAAAAGAACTAACCACCGCTTCAAAATGGATTTTACAAAATCACTGTCGGTTAGTTGTACTGTTAGGGATGGGTGGAATTGGTAAAACGGCTTTTTCGATTAAGTTAACTGAGGAGATTCAAGAGCAGTTTGAATATGTGATTTGGCGATCGCTACATCTATGTCCTTCGATAGATGCGATGTTAAATAATATTGTGCAGATATTATTACCAACTATCGAGATAGACCAGACTGCAACTTTGAATACTAAAATTTCCCAATTGATTAGTTGTTTACGTAAGGTGCGTTGTCTTTTGGTCTTGGATAACGTTGACTCAATTTTATCTAGCAATGATAGAGATGAGACACAAGCTCAATCTTCCGTAGAAGCTAGTAAACTTGATCTAGGTTCACAAATCCAATATCGTCCTGGTTATGAAGGTTACGGTGAATTAATTAGAAGGATAGGAGATTCTCAACATCAAAGCTGTTTGTTATTAACTAGTCGGGAAAAACCACCAGAAATTGCTGCGATTGAAGGAGAAAAGCTACCTGTGCGGTCTTTAAACTTGACTGGTTTGAGCAAAACAGAAGGCCTGGCTATTCTCAAAACTAAAGGGTTAGCCGAATTAGAATATACAGAATGCACTGTATTGATTGACTGGTATGCTGGTAATCCGTTATTTTTGAAATTAGTTGCTACTACTATTCAAGATTTATTTGGCGGTAGTGTTTATCAGTTTTTGGAACAGGGTACTCTAGTTTTTGGTGAAATTCGCAGAAGTCTAGAGCAGCAGTTTAACCGCTTGTCTGAGTTAGAGAAGTATATGATGTATTATCTGGTACTCAATCCAGATTGTACTTCTGTGATGACTTTAAAAACCAATATGATACCGGGATGGCCGGTGCGATTAGGACAAAGATTAATCCTGGAAACTATAGAATTGCTCCGACGGAGATCTTTACTGGATATAGAAGCAGCCAATTTATCCCTCAGCACAGTGTGGAGGAATTATCTAATTGAGCGGTTAATGGAAAAAGATTTTCAATATTGGCCTGAGTTCTGA